The Argopecten irradians isolate NY chromosome 6, Ai_NY, whole genome shotgun sequence genome has a window encoding:
- the LOC138326345 gene encoding complement C1q-like protein 2 → MAFFRLVMVALLATGAVANVVLLKSEKEVETPQQPDVFLEQQNVNQEQSEKVYRAVHVVPQGRAVHNATHNNGTHTATHNNHNTHGTHTTAQHGTSQSQTQAVGFHALLTSDFLTVPHPQTFVFDNLQLNMGHGYNAHNGHFRAPVAGLYCFTANIKFRSSDTAELNASIVKNGDEIGLLYVYGQDTVTRTTVVMLALGDFVWLKNNVNNSPRIYGGKYSTFSGFLITPVG, encoded by the exons ATGGCGTTCTTTCGTTTGGTAATGGTTGCCTTATTGGCTACAGGGGCCGTAGCTAACGTTGTTCTGTTAAAGAGCGAGAAAGAAGTTGAAACCCCTCAGCAACCAGATGTCTTTCTGGAGCAGCAAAATGTAAACCAAGAGCAGTCGGAGAAGGTTTACAGGGCGGTTCATGTAGTACCTCAGGGGAGGGCTGTCCACAACGCAACGCACAATAATGGAACGCACACGGCCACGCACAATAACCACAACACCCACGGAACGCACACTACAGCGCAACACG GAACATCTCAGTCTCAAACACAAGCTGTTGGTTTTCATGCCCTTCTTACCTCGGATTTCCTAACCGTCCCCCACCCGCAAACATTTGTGTTTGACAACCTGCAACTGAACATGGGCCATGGCTATAACGCTCATAACGGACATTTCAGAGCACCTGTCGCTGGTCTATACTGCTTCACGGCTAACATCAAGTTCAGAAGCTCAGACACCGCTGAACTGAATGCCTCCATTGTAAAAAACGGTGACGAAATCGGTCTGCTTTACGTTTACGGTCAAGACACAGTTACCAGGACAACAGTTGTCATGTTGGCCTTAGGAGATTTTGTTTGGCTGAAAAACAACGTCAACAATTCGCCTCGGATATATGGTGGAAAATACAGTACTTTCTCTGGTTTCCTCATCACCCCTGTTGGTTAA
- the LOC138325686 gene encoding tektin-2-like — MATQLRPLARHQVPDWFNNSYTISTNAERQRDASHQVRQESRFLRNETDNQTKWDQHANNTRLADRIDDIRKWKEILEKTLAELDKEIADLSDAKEMTEHALEAKNLPSDVAIECLTLREGRQSIDVVQDEVENQLHKEVEVIDGIKKALQQKVNEGFEQLCLLQEARQQIQADLQDKNLALGIDVDQYNLTDRSPNISFKPDSLRVPKGSTTPQQWEDFSRYNKDRADAEMKASTRLREAIHHTLQQCDNDLEAQRIATEYAYRKRIHEFERAKDELEWQKKNTEEEIAELENDIRGIEEKIREKRNPMKLAQTRLENRTYRPNVELCRDAPQYGLTDEVKQLEATKRALEEKLKQAKHALDGLENNLHRINDDLAQKINSLNLDNRCMDVRKKLMTRPPTALERNLTLTGIQREKSQVLA; from the exons ATGGCAACACAACTAAGACCGTTAGCCCGGCACCAGGTACCGGATTGGTTTAATAATAGTTACACAATTTCCACAAATGCGGAAAGACAGAGAGATGCATCTCACCAAGTTCGACAAGAGAGTCGGTTTCTAAGAAATGAGACTGACAACCAAACAAAATGGGATCAGCATGCAAATAATACACGGTTAGCTGACCGTATAGATGATATCAGAAAATGGAAGGAGATTTTAGAAAAGACACTAGCTGAATTAGATAAAGAAATTGCAGATCTGTCAGATGCTAAAGAAATGACAGAGCATGCACTTGAAGCTAAGAACCTCCCCTCAGATGTAGCTATTGAATGTCTTACTCTCAGGGAAGGAAGACAGAGCATCGATGTGGTTCAAGATGAGGTTGAAAATCAGCTTCATAAG GAAGTTGAAGTCATTGATGGAATCAAGAAGGCACTCCAACAGAAAGTCAATGAGGGCTTTGAACAGCTTTGTCTGCTCCAGGAAGCTAGACAACAGATTCAGGCAGATCTTCAGGATAAAAACCTCGCCCTGGGCATTGATGTTGACCAATATAACCTCACTGATAGGTCACCAAATATCAGCTTCAAACCAGACTCCCTCCGTGTACCAAAGGG GAGCACAACACCACAACAATGGGAAGACTTCAGTCGCTACAACAAAGACCGTGCTGACGCCGAGATGAAGGCTTCTACCAGACTAAGGGAGGCAATTCACCACACCCTGCAGCAGTGCGATAACGATCTGGAGGCCCAGAGGATTGCTACAGAGTACGCCTACAGGAAACGTATCCACGAGTTTGAGAGGGCAAAGGATGAGCTCGAATGGCAGAAGAAGAAC ACAGAGGAGGAGATTGCTGAGCTTGAGAACGACATCCGTGGTATTGAGGAGAAGATCCGTGAGAAGAGAAACCCAATGAAGCTGGCTCAGACTCGCCTGGAGAACAGGACCTACCGTCCTAATGTTGAGCTGTGCCGTGATGCTCCACAGTACGGCCTCACTGATGAGGTGAAACAGCTGGAGGCTACCAAACGCGCCCTGGAGGAGAAACTCAAACAGGCCAA ACACGCTCTTGATGGTCTAGAAAACAACCTACACAGAATCAATGATGACCTTGCTCAAAAGATCAACTCTCTGAACCTTGATAACCGATGTATGGATGTTCGTAAGAAACTAATGACCCGCCCCCCAACCGCTCTGGAAAGGAATCTGACGCTGACTGGAATTCAGCGAGAGAAATCACAAGTCCTTGCATAA